TTGCACAGGTTATCGTATGAGGCTACTGTTTCCAATAGCTCTTCTGTAATCATAGACGGATAGCTTGTTATACACTTAAACCATAAATTAGGGAATTCTTTTGCGCTCAATTCCAAAAGCTCTTTCAAAGAAGAGCCAATGTCCTTTCCGTAAGAATCGCAGTTTTGTCCTAAATATACGATTTCTTTAAAGCCCTGGTCGCTTCTGTGAGATACCTCTTTTAATATACTGTTAAGAGTTCTGCTTTTTTCTCTTCCCCTCCCATAAGGAACAGCACAATAAGTACAAAACTGATCGCATCCAGAAGATATTGGCAGATAGGCGCTTGGAAAGTCGAAGTTACCCTCTGGAATGGGGATGCAATCTGGGTTCTCTATTGATTCTTTTAAATTAATATAATTTGACTTTTCTATAATTTTATTAACAATTATCTCTATTTCTTCTAATGATGCTGGGCTAAATAGGACATCAATTTTCGGGAATTTCTCTAATATTTTTTCTCCCCATATTTTGGCCTGGCATCCACCAAGAGCAAAACACTTTAGATCTTTTTTTCTTTTTAATTTTAAGTAATTTCCAATTCTTGATAGCGCTTTATTTTCAGCGTTTTCTCTAACGGCACAAGTTAAGAGTACAATTATCTGAGCATTTTCTGGATTGGAGGGAGTGAGCCCGTGCTTTAAAAAGAGAGAGGCGAAAACCTCTCCCTCGTATTTGTTCAT
This Thermodesulfobium sp. 4217-1 DNA region includes the following protein-coding sequences:
- a CDS encoding MiaB/RimO family radical SAM methylthiotransferase, which gives rise to MLSQEDHKLNLLEKPKTFFIEVLGCQMNKYEGEVFASLFLKHGLTPSNPENAQIIVLLTCAVRENAENKALSRIGNYLKLKRKKDLKCFALGGCQAKIWGEKILEKFPKIDVLFSPASLEEIEIIVNKIIEKSNYINLKESIENPDCIPIPEGNFDFPSAYLPISSGCDQFCTYCAVPYGRGREKSRTLNSILKEVSHRSDQGFKEIVYLGQNCDSYGKDIGSSLKELLELSAKEFPNLWFKCITSYPSMITEELLETVASYDNLCNYFSIPMQSGSDRILKLMNRKYSVDQYRSSINLIRKIIPDAVLTSDFIIGFPGETDEDFKLTIEAVEEFKYDSVNTAIYSKRPFTPASKFEDKMTYQEKSERTNILIKKIEENSINFRQQYLNRQVDVLIKGEDKKKKGFVSSRTKGHQIVIFKPKNQLNQGHLSKVYITKVLSYYMIGEES